The Acidimicrobiia bacterium genomic interval GCGCGCTCGGCACCGTCGAGCGCGAGACGACGCACGGAAACGACGTGACCGGTCAGTACACCGACCTCCGCGCCCGCCTGAACGCGGCGACCGCGACGCGCGACGCCTATCTCGCGATCCTCCAGCACGCGACGAACATCGGTGACGTGCTCGCGGTGCAGGACCGTATCCAGGGCGTGCAGACGCAGATCGACCAGCTCCAGGGTCAGATCAACCAGCTCGACAACCAGACGACCTACGCCACGATCGCCCTGTCGATCACCGAGCCACAGCCGAAGGCCAAGCCGATCGTGAAGGCGCACAAGCCGTCGGGCATCTCCACCGCGTGGGACAACGCGCGCAACGGCTTCTCGCGCCGCATCGAGGGCCTGATCTCGCACTCCGGTTCCGCGCTCGTGATCCTCCTCTCGCTCGCGCTGCTCGCCGTCGCGCTCCGGCTCCTCGTCCCCCGCGCCCGCCGCCTGCTCGTCTAACCGCAGTCAGTGGTACTGCGTTCTCGCACCATGACGCGCGTACGCAGTACCACCGGACGCGCGTGGCTAGCGCAGGATCAACTGCGTACAGCGGAAGAGCGCGACCACGGCCTCGTCGGCGGCACGGGAGGCGCGCGCGTCCCAGACCTGGGTCGTGCGGCCACCGTGCACGAGTCGCGCTTCGCACAGGAGCACGCCCTCGGTGAGCGTTCCGAGGAAGTTCGACTTCAACTCGATCGTCGTGAAGCCCTTCGCACCCTCGGGCAGGCACGTCCGCACGCCGTAGCCGCACGCCGTGTCGACCAGCCCGACGACGACCGCCGCATGGAGGTAGCCGTTCGGCGCGAGCAGCTGCTCGTGCACCTCGAGTCGGGCCCGCACGAGTCCGCGCTCGATCTCGGTGACCTCGAATCCGATGAGGCCGGGGAACCGGCCGGGGCTCATCGCGTTGAACGCGTCGATCGTCATGTCGGGTGTGGCCACGGCGCGATTCTGTCGCGCCGCACGACGCACGCGCGTCGGGGACAATAGGAAGGTGCCGCTGCTCATCGTCGTCGCCGCGCTGATCGTCGCGGGCGTCATCTGGCGGGCCCGTGTGACCCGGCGGCTCACGATCGAGGAATCGGTCGACCGCTACCGCCGCACGCTGACCGCGATGCACGACGCAACCGCCCGCTCGAAGGGCGACGAGCCCACGGCGACGGTGACGACGGCGACGCCGTTCACGCCGCGGACGCCGCGGACGCCTCGCGTGCTCGGGCCGGCGTCGCGGCGCGTCGTCGTGGGTGCGCTCGCCGCCGCCGTGGCGTTGGTGGTCGCGGCGCTCGTCGCCACCCATCACGGCGGCGACGGGGGGCAACCGCGCGCGCAGGCGTCGACCACGACG includes:
- a CDS encoding PaaI family thioesterase; this encodes MTIDAFNAMSPGRFPGLIGFEVTEIERGLVRARLEVHEQLLAPNGYLHAAVVVGLVDTACGYGVRTCLPEGAKGFTTIELKSNFLGTLTEGVLLCEARLVHGGRTTQVWDARASRAADEAVVALFRCTQLILR